The proteins below are encoded in one region of Stieleria sp. JC731:
- a CDS encoding choice-of-anchor Q domain-containing protein, translating to MKRKKSSRPTLEQLEGRRLLASDFGDTLQCLPQLVQGEESIARSFDSGPIAAFAADTELGLLVNTNLDVVDENDTLTSLREAIAFADSSPGEDTISFAPGLSGATITLAGSQLNITDGLTIDASSLSERLTIDAAGQSRVLNFDSANGNLTLDSFIVTGGTQLGDENGGGIRFESDGTFTLRNSVVRNNETPDTGFGGGIFSLNGEFHLVDSVVENNNAAIDGGGIAVFGGDTFITNSQVIGNSSGGDGGGIRAAKMLTVSGSLVSENQSDGGGGGATAGGDTLITNSTFSNNTSGEDGGGFRMFVFGDLNVINSTFSGNSSDGDGGAIQTFGLEALTITNGTIVANESAGQGGGIFVNNTSANAPVAIKNTIVANNTASSVSNDVLPDPEATLTLIHSLIGNADTLSASTLVSGSLFGSTANPLDPRLADLANNGGLTPTHASLAGSPVIDAGNNALAVDANGSPLQFDQRGEGFARVVSGTVDIGAFEAEELPSFVVTTDLDVVDSQDGLTSLREAIILANNTSGSDTITFDESLAGATITLTEGELELRSSLVVEGLGADQLTISGGGVSRVFAELGNGQRIITISDLTIADGKAVESGGGGAFFSNGGDITLSRVVLSNNDTTGGNGSAIVMAFGNLAISDSAIVNNLGTGIGTLRLQDNQTTITNTTISGNATRGISVFNTNSSSDLLSLANVTIANNVAAGIEVVAFGTSTQLEYQNTLFANNGSQGNIVARGNENGLPSLSIVSLGHNLLDDTPTGDAAHDAAAGDLRDTDALLAPLADNGGPTPTHALLEGSPAIDAGNNTLAVDANGNTLASDQRGEGFERVVSSVDIGAFEADENPSLFVTTNLDVVDSRDGLTSLREAINFANSRLTKDTITFDPSLSGSTIQLTEGGIELSFTVTIIGLGADKLKISGNNQFRVFTETSSDPIDVTITDVTIADGFTPAGVGGSAFLSEGSDAFFHRVVMTGNASNGNGSTLHMREGRLEIHDSAIVGNLGAAAGAIRLLDSNSTIVNSTISNNATSGIVVFNFGSTADRLSLRNATIANNAFGGVEAVASGDSTTTLEYQNTLFANNGSRGSIRAQGSESGLQGLSIISLGHNILEDTPIGDALHAAALGDQRETDAKLAPLADNGGPTPTHALQPGSPALNAGNNALAVDADDNPLQFDQRGEGFDRVFGSSVDIGAFESDVVDFVSPQVESILINGGDRQRSRVTEITVAFSEIVNATASDFLIENVDSGATITSVLTTKIINDKTIATLTFSGDGILGGSLADGNYRLTVLDSIKDVSGNVLDGDGDGAAGGNATDEFFRLYGDVNGDRTVNIIDFFQFRNAFGSETLDERFDFNGDGVVNIVDFFQFRSRFGRSV from the coding sequence GTGAAGAGAAAAAAAAGTAGCCGCCCAACGCTCGAACAACTGGAAGGCCGAAGGCTGCTCGCTTCAGATTTTGGTGACACACTGCAATGCCTTCCACAGTTGGTTCAGGGCGAGGAGAGCATTGCGCGGAGCTTCGATAGCGGCCCGATCGCTGCCTTCGCGGCAGACACGGAACTTGGACTGCTGGTCAACACCAACCTTGACGTCGTCGACGAGAACGACACATTGACCTCACTGCGCGAGGCAATCGCTTTCGCAGACAGCTCGCCCGGTGAAGACACAATCAGTTTCGCCCCAGGTCTGTCAGGTGCGACGATCACACTCGCTGGAAGCCAGCTAAACATCACCGACGGGCTCACGATTGATGCTTCTTCGCTTTCGGAACGGCTAACCATTGACGCAGCTGGCCAATCGCGTGTATTGAACTTCGATTCTGCAAACGGCAACTTGACGCTCGACAGCTTCATCGTCACCGGGGGCACTCAACTGGGCGATGAAAACGGTGGCGGAATTCGATTCGAATCCGATGGCACGTTCACCCTTCGCAACAGCGTAGTTCGAAACAACGAAACACCTGACACGGGTTTCGGCGGAGGAATCTTTTCGCTCAATGGCGAATTCCATCTGGTCGATAGCGTCGTTGAAAACAACAACGCCGCAATCGATGGCGGCGGAATCGCGGTTTTCGGTGGCGATACCTTCATCACGAATAGTCAGGTGATTGGCAACAGCAGTGGCGGCGACGGTGGCGGTATTCGTGCCGCTAAGATGTTGACGGTGTCCGGCAGCTTGGTCAGCGAAAACCAAAGCGACGGTGGCGGTGGTGGCGCCACCGCCGGCGGTGACACATTGATCACCAACAGCACTTTCAGCAACAACACCAGCGGTGAAGATGGCGGCGGCTTTAGAATGTTCGTTTTTGGCGACTTGAACGTCATCAACAGTACGTTCAGCGGCAACAGCAGCGACGGTGATGGAGGAGCGATCCAAACGTTCGGTCTTGAAGCGTTGACGATCACCAACGGTACAATTGTTGCCAACGAGAGTGCTGGCCAGGGAGGTGGCATCTTTGTCAACAACACCTCAGCGAACGCTCCGGTCGCGATTAAAAACACGATCGTCGCCAACAATACAGCATCAAGTGTTTCCAATGATGTATTGCCCGATCCGGAAGCGACGCTAACGCTTATTCACAGTCTAATCGGCAATGCAGACACACTCAGCGCTTCCACGCTCGTAAGCGGAAGCCTGTTCGGATCAACAGCCAACCCACTGGATCCGCGATTGGCTGATCTTGCCAACAACGGTGGACTGACACCGACACACGCATCGCTAGCTGGCAGCCCGGTTATCGATGCTGGGAACAATGCTCTTGCTGTGGATGCCAACGGCAGTCCGTTGCAGTTCGATCAGCGGGGCGAAGGCTTTGCCCGTGTCGTCAGCGGAACGGTCGATATCGGTGCCTTTGAAGCCGAAGAGTTGCCTAGTTTTGTCGTCACAACGGATCTCGACGTGGTCGACTCTCAGGACGGACTGACCTCCCTGCGTGAAGCGATCATTTTGGCGAACAACACATCTGGTTCAGACACGATCACATTTGACGAAAGTCTTGCTGGTGCAACCATCACACTTACCGAAGGTGAATTAGAACTTCGGAGTTCACTGGTAGTCGAAGGTCTCGGTGCCGACCAATTGACGATCAGCGGAGGCGGAGTCAGCCGAGTGTTTGCCGAGCTTGGCAACGGTCAGAGGATCATCACCATAAGCGACCTAACGATTGCGGATGGTAAGGCAGTCGAATCGGGAGGTGGAGGAGCGTTCTTCTCAAACGGTGGCGACATCACGCTCAGCCGTGTTGTCCTGTCGAACAATGACACGACTGGCGGCAACGGAAGCGCAATCGTGATGGCGTTCGGCAACCTCGCAATCTCTGACAGTGCGATCGTCAACAACCTGGGCACGGGGATTGGGACGCTCCGCCTACAAGACAACCAAACGACAATCACCAACACGACCATCAGCGGCAACGCGACCCGCGGCATCAGCGTCTTCAACACCAACTCAAGTTCCGACCTCCTTTCGCTCGCGAATGTCACGATCGCGAACAATGTCGCAGCTGGTATCGAAGTCGTCGCCTTCGGCACCTCAACACAGCTTGAATACCAAAACACACTGTTCGCCAACAATGGTTCTCAAGGAAACATCGTCGCTCGCGGTAACGAGAACGGCCTACCCAGCTTGTCGATTGTATCACTCGGTCACAACTTGCTTGACGACACACCGACCGGTGACGCGGCGCATGATGCAGCGGCAGGCGATTTGCGTGATACCGACGCCTTGTTGGCACCACTGGCAGACAACGGCGGTCCGACTCCGACACATGCGTTGCTCGAAGGCAGCCCCGCAATCGACGCCGGCAACAATACTCTTGCGGTCGATGCGAATGGCAACACACTAGCGTCCGACCAGCGCGGCGAAGGTTTTGAACGGGTCGTTAGCTCGGTCGACATCGGTGCCTTTGAAGCAGATGAAAATCCAAGTCTTTTTGTCACCACCAACCTCGATGTGGTGGACTCCCGCGACGGCTTAACTTCGCTTCGCGAGGCGATCAATTTTGCCAATAGCAGACTGACCAAAGATACGATCACATTCGACCCGAGTCTTTCGGGTTCAACAATTCAGCTGACCGAGGGCGGCATTGAGCTTTCCTTTACCGTCACAATTATTGGACTAGGCGCCGACAAACTGAAAATCAGTGGTAACAACCAATTTCGTGTCTTCACGGAAACGAGCAGCGATCCGATCGATGTGACTATCACGGACGTGACCATTGCGGATGGTTTTACACCTGCAGGGGTTGGAGGAAGCGCGTTCCTCTCCGAAGGCTCGGACGCATTCTTTCATCGCGTCGTGATGACTGGCAACGCTTCCAACGGCAACGGCAGCACGTTGCACATGCGAGAGGGCAGGCTAGAAATTCATGACAGTGCGATCGTTGGCAACCTCGGCGCCGCGGCGGGAGCGATCCGCTTGCTGGACAGCAATTCAACCATCGTGAATTCGACGATTAGCAACAATGCGACAAGCGGCATTGTCGTATTCAACTTTGGATCGACGGCAGACCGCCTCTCGCTTCGTAACGCGACGATCGCCAACAACGCATTCGGCGGTGTCGAAGCGGTTGCTTCGGGAGACTCCACGACGACGCTGGAATATCAAAACACGTTGTTCGCCAACAACGGAAGCCGCGGCAGTATCCGAGCACAAGGGAGTGAGTCTGGCTTGCAAGGTCTGTCGATCATCTCGCTAGGACACAACATTCTCGAAGACACGCCGATCGGTGACGCGTTGCATGCCGCGGCATTGGGAGATCAGCGAGAAACCGACGCGAAACTGGCACCACTAGCTGATAACGGTGGCCCCACACCAACGCACGCCTTACAACCTGGCAGCCCGGCGTTAAATGCAGGAAATAACGCACTTGCCGTGGATGCCGACGACAATCCGCTACAGTTCGACCAGCGCGGCGAGGGATTTGACCGTGTCTTTGGAAGCTCGGTCGACATTGGGGCTTTCGAATCAGACGTGGTCGATTTTGTAAGCCCACAAGTTGAATCGATCCTGATCAATGGCGGTGATCGTCAACGAAGTCGTGTGACCGAAATTACGGTTGCGTTCAGCGAAATTGTCAACGCGACGGCGTCAGATTTTCTGATCGAAAACGTGGATAGCGGAGCAACGATCACATCTGTTCTGACAACAAAGATCATCAACGATAAGACGATCGCGACGTTGACGTTCAGCGGCGACGGGATCCTCGGCGGATCACTTGCCGACGGCAACTACCGATTGACTGTTTTAGACAGCATCAAGGACGTTTCAGGCAACGTGCTTGACGGTGATGGAGACGGTGCAGCAGGTGGAAACGCGACTGACGAGTTTTTCCGACTCTATGGTGACGTCAACGGGGACCGAACAGTCAACATCATCGATTTCTTCCAATTCCGTAACGCGTTTGGTAGTGAAACGCTCGATGAGCGTTTTGATTTTAACGGTGACGGGGTCGTTAATATCGTGGACTTTTTTCAGTTCCGCAGTCGGTTTGGGAGATCGGTGTAA
- a CDS encoding ECF-type sigma factor, whose translation MRSVACPLLVFLKEFEPGSGGMIAPDNESITLCLEAVAEGKAEAKERLFELSYPELHRVARRLISWQAAGHTLEATALVNESAMRLMKAGNFAEFVNRKTFYAAIAKAMRCVLVDYARKRNSLKRGGEKTKVDLDVALEQIESSNQVKLLDLDEALSELTKYNERYANLVQCRFFLGMTVDEIAADQGVSRSTVERDWRFTRAWLAEFLEGA comes from the coding sequence TTGCGCAGCGTTGCTTGCCCACTTTTGGTGTTTCTTAAAGAGTTCGAACCAGGTAGTGGCGGAATGATTGCTCCAGACAACGAAAGCATCACTCTCTGTCTTGAAGCTGTAGCGGAAGGAAAAGCGGAGGCAAAAGAGCGACTATTTGAGCTGAGTTATCCGGAACTGCACCGTGTCGCACGGCGGCTGATTTCGTGGCAGGCCGCGGGACACACCCTTGAGGCAACGGCATTGGTCAACGAGTCAGCGATGCGTCTGATGAAGGCTGGAAACTTCGCTGAATTTGTCAATCGCAAAACTTTTTACGCGGCCATCGCCAAAGCAATGCGTTGCGTCCTGGTTGACTATGCCCGCAAACGTAACTCGCTAAAACGCGGCGGCGAGAAAACGAAAGTCGATCTCGATGTCGCGCTGGAGCAAATCGAATCAAGCAACCAAGTGAAGTTGCTCGATTTGGATGAAGCCCTTTCGGAGCTGACCAAATACAACGAGCGTTACGCCAATCTCGTTCAGTGTCGATTCTTTCTGGGGATGACCGTTGACGAAATCGCGGCCGACCAAGGTGTTTCCAGATCAACGGTCGAACGCGATTGGCGATTCACTCGAGCTTGGCTAGCAGAATTTTTGGAGGGAGCCTGA
- a CDS encoding trypsin-like peptidase domain-containing protein: MPKVATMPCDSSNIAPPLSTIRFALCFFAMTFLNIAVFVNVTLSQNLSQRRTWADVSGRYSIDANMRDFDDSSVKLDTGERTVTLKINRLSVADREYVKVCNVIRQSADQARQIKAQLETDNLRDATVMAALESISKSLPEGIVSDFYLGGLKPVQTRKELEIKESIRINQKAIAAIKNIHQHFPGVHSRTLASVYNNQAVVAARNGSAEGFANFLKLSGEATPGTLSFATHHNASLMLSTKLELGNAAQKLSDVLGSGKPEPGPRVQDRLLYTFAHDPFVFEMDSTGTSSSSEESTGASASTAPINLDNLNLVSSGSAFLLTPQHVMTNRHVVENIDGFLLTNDQGLEVRATVFATSRDPNSDLAILKLERSLDIQPMSIRQSPPRQEEEIIALGYPLPGRYEPSLMSNRGSISKFMADGKNMLHTATVEPGNSGGPCVDLSGQVVGINYATDRQKEIRNYAVLSEDASRFAKASGIKLPEPMSATHSTFADTIEACRGAVMMVHCYSSVPPSSSDDQSRNGSSRGNRSPSQHSLIADDCCLWCGGRTFVACPNCASGKISVRQIVIVSYALDGSPITAPKTFQRDCPRCKRGKIACPACRGTGNIR; the protein is encoded by the coding sequence ATGCCCAAAGTTGCAACAATGCCCTGCGATTCTTCAAACATTGCCCCGCCTCTTTCTACAATCCGATTCGCCCTGTGCTTTTTCGCGATGACGTTCCTGAACATTGCTGTTTTTGTCAATGTAACGTTGTCACAAAATCTGTCACAACGACGGACGTGGGCCGATGTAAGCGGTCGGTATTCGATCGACGCTAACATGCGGGACTTTGATGACAGCTCGGTAAAACTAGACACCGGCGAACGAACGGTAACACTCAAAATTAATAGGCTCAGCGTAGCTGATCGTGAGTACGTGAAAGTCTGCAACGTGATTCGTCAATCAGCCGATCAAGCCCGCCAGATTAAAGCTCAACTGGAAACAGACAACCTACGGGATGCAACTGTAATGGCAGCCCTCGAATCGATCAGTAAATCGTTACCAGAGGGTATCGTATCGGATTTCTATTTAGGTGGTCTCAAGCCCGTACAAACTCGCAAGGAACTGGAAATCAAGGAGTCGATCCGAATCAATCAGAAAGCTATCGCGGCAATTAAAAACATTCATCAGCATTTCCCCGGGGTTCACTCCAGAACACTTGCATCTGTCTATAACAATCAAGCCGTCGTAGCGGCTCGAAACGGGAGTGCTGAGGGATTCGCTAACTTCCTCAAACTTTCCGGCGAAGCGACACCAGGAACGCTATCATTCGCTACGCACCACAATGCATCGCTTATGTTGTCAACAAAGCTCGAGCTCGGGAATGCTGCCCAAAAGCTATCGGACGTACTTGGAAGCGGTAAGCCCGAACCCGGTCCTCGAGTTCAGGATCGGTTGCTTTACACGTTCGCTCATGATCCATTTGTATTTGAGATGGACTCGACCGGTACAAGTTCGTCGAGTGAGGAATCTACGGGTGCATCAGCTAGTACCGCTCCGATTAATCTTGATAACCTAAACTTGGTAAGTTCGGGCAGTGCATTTCTTTTAACACCTCAACATGTGATGACCAATCGTCACGTAGTTGAAAACATTGATGGATTTTTGCTGACAAATGACCAAGGTTTAGAAGTCAGGGCAACAGTTTTTGCAACCAGTAGGGACCCAAATTCCGATCTGGCAATTCTGAAGCTTGAACGGTCGCTTGATATCCAGCCAATGTCAATCCGCCAAAGCCCTCCCCGCCAAGAAGAAGAAATTATTGCGTTGGGCTACCCACTTCCAGGACGTTACGAACCATCGCTAATGTCTAATCGTGGCAGCATTAGCAAATTCATGGCTGACGGGAAAAACATGCTTCATACAGCCACTGTTGAACCCGGAAACAGCGGGGGGCCGTGTGTAGATCTTTCCGGGCAAGTGGTAGGGATCAATTACGCGACCGATCGCCAGAAAGAGATCCGCAACTATGCCGTCCTATCTGAGGACGCGAGTCGATTCGCAAAAGCATCGGGCATCAAACTGCCTGAGCCAATGTCGGCAACGCACTCGACATTCGCCGATACAATTGAAGCCTGTCGCGGAGCGGTCATGATGGTACATTGCTACTCGTCAGTTCCTCCATCGTCTTCGGATGATCAATCGAGAAACGGATCGTCGCGTGGTAACCGATCGCCATCTCAGCATTCCCTGATTGCTGATGACTGTTGCCTGTGGTGTGGTGGCCGTACGTTCGTAGCATGTCCGAATTGTGCCAGCGGAAAGATCAGTGTTCGCCAAATTGTAATTGTTAGCTACGCGCTTGATGGTAGCCCGATTACTGCTCCGAAAACATTTCAGCGGGACTGTCCTCGTTGTAAACGGGGAAAAATTGCATGTCCTGCATGCCGGGGCACGGGTAACATTCGATGA
- a CDS encoding MotA/TolQ/ExbB proton channel family protein: MNSPHSQSPERLSVRRGDPEAMFGLSPAPGTSTRTAFCGLIALIFTATFFGVISFLPASSFKSMMLDRGPTQYAAVLLGFWAAVILVFKRMKLSIQRRALEHPVIPENQRFTLTRQTAPDVLTTIHAIADFPDQFLVFRRILIALSSLKNLGRIGDVDEVLQSMADRDESASATSFGMLSGFLWAIPVLGFIGTVLGLAGAIGNFSSLLTDDSDVAGIVSSLREVTGGLSTAFETTLVALVIALLLQLWITVQKKAEEEFLDQCQDYCLSQIVSRMRADEVALNRKEPPPEMNPPSTAPTHASATTSEIKN, translated from the coding sequence ATGAACTCGCCCCACTCGCAGTCGCCTGAACGCCTATCAGTCCGTCGAGGCGACCCCGAGGCGATGTTCGGATTGTCGCCCGCACCTGGTACGTCTACACGCACTGCGTTCTGCGGTTTGATCGCATTGATATTCACCGCTACGTTTTTCGGCGTCATCTCATTCCTTCCTGCCAGCTCATTCAAGTCGATGATGCTGGATCGTGGGCCAACACAATACGCTGCGGTTTTACTGGGATTCTGGGCAGCCGTAATCCTGGTGTTCAAACGCATGAAACTATCGATCCAACGCCGCGCATTGGAACATCCGGTAATACCGGAAAACCAGCGCTTCACCCTCACCCGTCAAACAGCACCCGATGTCCTGACCACGATCCATGCGATCGCTGATTTCCCAGATCAATTCCTTGTCTTCCGAAGAATATTGATCGCATTGTCAAGCCTGAAAAACCTGGGACGCATAGGAGACGTCGACGAAGTCCTGCAATCAATGGCGGATCGAGACGAATCGGCCTCGGCGACTTCGTTTGGAATGCTCTCAGGATTCCTATGGGCAATCCCAGTCCTGGGATTCATCGGAACAGTTCTTGGACTCGCTGGTGCGATCGGGAATTTCTCCTCACTCCTGACTGACGACAGTGACGTAGCAGGGATTGTCAGTTCACTACGTGAAGTGACCGGAGGACTGTCGACCGCGTTCGAAACAACACTGGTCGCACTTGTCATCGCTCTACTCTTGCAGCTTTGGATTACCGTTCAGAAAAAGGCGGAAGAGGAATTCCTAGACCAATGCCAGGATTACTGCCTTAGCCAAATTGTGTCCCGCATGCGAGCCGATGAAGTGGCATTAAATCGCAAAGAGCCCCCGCCCGAAATGAACCCGCCTTCCACAGCACCAACGCACGCATCGGCCACGACCTCCGAAATCAAAAACTGA
- a CDS encoding DUF4339 domain-containing protein, whose amino-acid sequence MSPSSDTDDRFHVRRQGRRLGPFSHDQIDRMIARQQLGPKDEISTAGINHWQRVDQWQADRLGPITSEPKPDDAAAAKADGTSNELSPPTQNSGAETGEWYVAIEGERHGPIDEHTLGRWISERRINAQTLVWRTGMHEWSTVREALPAALISSPTTSIDHTSLNLSPSSVEVNREDQNYALRDLRSRRLFWILSTCVITYIFSAESFALGIFQIYTAVATRRVENSGLVALWALSSLVFAILLLMAAIAMTKLLGQLHRQYGSDDSVAIARHEHRVWMFAGLSMAFIIANQIVFAIFLLFTIAQAT is encoded by the coding sequence ATGAGCCCCAGTTCTGATACTGACGATAGATTCCATGTACGTCGACAGGGACGCCGTCTTGGCCCGTTTAGTCACGATCAAATCGATCGCATGATTGCCAGGCAACAACTAGGCCCGAAAGATGAAATCAGCACGGCCGGAATTAACCATTGGCAACGAGTAGATCAGTGGCAAGCGGACCGACTAGGCCCTATCACCTCTGAACCTAAACCCGATGACGCTGCTGCTGCCAAGGCTGACGGCACCTCAAATGAACTGTCGCCCCCGACCCAAAACAGCGGTGCCGAAACCGGCGAATGGTATGTCGCCATCGAGGGTGAACGGCATGGACCAATTGATGAACACACCTTGGGAAGATGGATCAGCGAACGACGCATTAATGCACAGACGCTTGTTTGGCGCACCGGCATGCATGAGTGGTCGACGGTCCGAGAAGCATTGCCAGCAGCATTAATTTCTTCCCCAACGACCTCAATTGACCATACCTCGCTAAACCTCTCGCCGTCTTCAGTCGAAGTCAACCGAGAGGATCAGAATTACGCCTTGCGAGACTTACGCTCACGCCGCTTGTTCTGGATCCTTTCCACCTGTGTCATCACATACATTTTCTCCGCTGAATCCTTTGCACTAGGGATCTTTCAAATCTACACCGCGGTAGCAACGCGGCGAGTTGAAAATAGCGGTCTGGTCGCACTATGGGCGCTAAGCTCATTAGTCTTCGCCATCCTGCTACTGATGGCGGCCATCGCGATGACGAAACTCCTCGGGCAATTGCACCGTCAATACGGATCAGATGACTCTGTTGCGATCGCGAGACACGAACATCGCGTCTGGATGTTCGCGGGTCTATCAATGGCTTTCATCATCGCCAACCAAATTGTTTTCGCTATTTTCTTACTATTCACGATCGCACAAGCGACTTAG
- a CDS encoding serine/threonine protein kinase, with product MQFLASLGEHANITSILDAGTTQHGQLYIAMEFVDGLQINNYCDNHRMTVRERLELFCKASQAVQFAHQNAILHRDLKPSNLMVTTDGKPMLIDFGVAKLAASS from the coding sequence ATGCAGTTCCTTGCTTCGCTCGGGGAACACGCCAACATCACCAGCATCCTTGACGCCGGAACCACTCAGCACGGGCAACTCTATATCGCGATGGAGTTTGTCGATGGCTTGCAGATCAACAACTATTGTGACAACCACCGAATGACAGTTCGGGAACGGCTTGAACTGTTTTGCAAAGCCAGTCAAGCCGTTCAGTTTGCTCATCAAAACGCGATCCTTCATCGTGATTTGAAACCGAGCAATCTGATGGTGACCACCGATGGCAAGCCCATGCTGATCGATTTCGGTGTTGCCAAGTTGGCGGCATCCAGCTAA